CTTCGCTGGCGTACGCGCTGTCCGCCACATCCGATCTCGACGGTGCCCTCATCGCTCTAGGTGAGTGCCTCGCCGAGTTGGATCGCGGCGCGTCGGTCGCCCTGCTGCAGTATGACGCGCGACGCGACATGCTGAAGGACCGGCTCACGCCCGTCGGCGCGCAGGTAGTCCGGACGTCGATGGAGACGACCTTCGATCACTTGCCCGAGGCGGCCCGCGCCAAGATCCTGGCTGGCGGACCGTTCGTAGACGTGAGCGACCGCTCCGCCGATTACGCCCGACTGTGCGGCTTTACGGCCGCACTTGACGGCGGCATTCTGGCCGTCCGCGGGTTGAAGGTGGAGGGGCTGCTGGGCGCCGTGCTGGCACTATACGAGCCGCGCAAGATTTTCGGGACCCGCACAACCGAGCGGTTGGCGCCGGCCGTCGCGCTCTTCGACCTAGCCTACGTGCGCCTCGCTGAGCGCGATGCCCGCGAAGAGGCCGTCCGTACGCTCGAGGACGTGACGCAGCGGGTACATGGGGAATACGTCAGGAAGCTCACGGCGTTGGAAGCGGAGCTGCGTGAAGTGCGCAACACGCCGCAGCACATCAGCGCGCTGAATCCGGCGGAGGCGATCGCCATTCAAGCGGACGCCGCCCGGTCGGGCGAGGAGGCCCGTCGGGCGCTGCGCCGGGCCGAACTCGCCGATCAGCAACTGACGTCGGCCGTCGGTCAACTCGAGCAGGCGCATGTCGAGCTGCATCGGCGGAGTGAAGCCCTTCGCCAGCGGACACGTACGTTGTATCTGTTGGACCGTGCGCTCTCGCTCGACGCGGAGACCACCGACTCGCGGAAACTGGTGGACGGTCTGCTCGCGTTGGTTGGCGATGATATGCAAGCACAGCGATGCTCCCTCATGCTGCGGGCACCCGAGCCAGACTACCTCTACCTCGCGGCGGCACGCGGTATCGCGCCGAACATCGTGGAAGGGATGCGAATCCGGATCGGTGAGGGTGTTGCTGGCCGGGTCGCGGCGGCACGAGAACCCTTGCTTGTCCAGGATGTCCGAGAAGCGTCGCAGCA
This region of Gemmatimonas groenlandica genomic DNA includes:
- a CDS encoding GAF domain-containing protein, which codes for MPPRSLASLAYALSATSDLDGALIALGECLAELDRGASVALLQYDARRDMLKDRLTPVGAQVVRTSMETTFDHLPEAARAKILAGGPFVDVSDRSADYARLCGFTAALDGGILAVRGLKVEGLLGAVLALYEPRKIFGTRTTERLAPAVALFDLAYVRLAERDAREEAVRTLEDVTQRVHGEYVRKLTALEAELREVRNTPQHISALNPAEAIAIQADAARSGEEARRALRRAELADQQLTSAVGQLEQAHVELHRRSEALRQRTRTLYLLDRALSLDAETTDSRKLVDGLLALVGDDMQAQRCSLMLRAPEPDYLYLAAARGIAPNIVEGMRIRIGEGVAGRVAAAREPLLVQDVREASQHPLLRDQYFTTGSFISFPLVYHDELVGVLNLTNRAQRGIYTDEDVERVRLLGLVISLIMSRNALPERLLESINVR